The following are from one region of the Methanoculleus caldifontis genome:
- a CDS encoding cupredoxin domain-containing protein yields the protein MKRMFGILALMVVASLMIAGCVQPAGNETGTPGATPTPTLAAETPVFTTPGQAETPMTTPVETPVETPIETPVETPMTTPVGNETPAATPAGVTETPPGPPAAVVADELISITDGGFSPSSVTVPSGTTVGWTNDASTNQTVTATGTMGFFDSGLLAPGDSFTYPFTATGNYTYTSQTSGFAGEIIVTVNTS from the coding sequence ATGAAGAGAATGTTTGGTATCCTTGCGCTCATGGTGGTCGCAAGCCTCATGATCGCGGGGTGTGTGCAGCCTGCGGGCAACGAGACGGGGACTCCCGGCGCAACCCCTACACCGACACTGGCGGCCGAGACCCCGGTATTCACTACACCGGGGCAGGCCGAGACGCCGATGACGACACCGGTTGAGACACCGGTTGAGACACCGATTGAAACACCGGTAGAGACGCCGATGACGACGCCGGTTGGGAATGAGACACCTGCGGCCACGCCCGCGGGCGTAACGGAGACCCCGCCGGGACCACCGGCAGCCGTGGTCGCTGACGAGCTCATCTCCATCACGGACGGCGGATTCTCGCCGAGTTCGGTCACCGTTCCTTCCGGGACCACGGTGGGCTGGACCAACGATGCCAGCACAAACCAGACCGTCACGGCGACCGGGACTATGGGCTTCTTTGACTCCGGCCTGCTCGCGCCCGGTGACTCGTTCACCTACCCCTTCACCGCAACGGGCAACTACACCTACACGTCACAGACATCAGGGTTCGCCGGAGAGATCATCGTCACTGTTAACACATCCTGA
- a CDS encoding energy-coupling factor ABC transporter permease gives MHIMEGFLPGPWWEIWFLVSLPFIIVGLYQLNNLVREKRETLPLLAVAGAFVFVLSSLKLPSFNGSCSHPTGTGLGAILFGPCIAAVLGLIVLVFQAVFLAHGGITTLGANVFSMGIAGPAVAYLIYKAGTRAGANTYATVFVAAALADLTTYVVTSVQLALAFPGSGGFVEAFVAFAGIFAVTQVPLAIVEGAVIALVFKYIVQLKPEILTRLNLLSESTVRKLREAAA, from the coding sequence GTGCATATCATGGAAGGATTCTTACCCGGCCCCTGGTGGGAGATCTGGTTCCTCGTCTCCCTGCCATTCATCATCGTCGGACTGTACCAGCTCAATAATCTCGTGCGGGAGAAGCGGGAGACCCTGCCGCTCCTTGCAGTCGCAGGCGCGTTCGTCTTCGTCCTCTCCTCGCTCAAACTCCCCTCGTTCAACGGGAGTTGCTCGCACCCCACGGGGACGGGGCTCGGGGCCATCCTCTTCGGCCCCTGCATCGCCGCGGTCCTCGGCCTGATCGTCCTCGTCTTCCAGGCGGTCTTCCTCGCGCACGGCGGGATCACCACCCTCGGGGCGAACGTCTTCTCGATGGGGATCGCGGGCCCCGCCGTCGCCTACCTCATCTACAAGGCCGGGACCCGGGCGGGCGCGAACACCTACGCGACGGTCTTCGTCGCCGCGGCACTCGCCGATCTCACCACCTACGTCGTCACCTCGGTTCAGCTCGCCCTCGCCTTCCCCGGTAGCGGCGGGTTTGTCGAGGCATTCGTAGCCTTTGCCGGGATCTTCGCCGTCACCCAGGTCCCCCTTGCCATCGTCGAAGGAGCGGTCATCGCGCTGGTCTTCAAGTATATCGTCCAGCTCAAACCCGAGATCCTCACCCGCTTAAACCTCCTCTCCGAGAGCACCGTCCGGAAACTCCGGGAGGCCGCAGCATGA
- a CDS encoding cobyrinate a,c-diamide synthase, with the protein MRPIPRIVVAGTQSGCGKTTLASGLMAALAARGLAVQPFKVGPDFIDPTHHSAICGRTSRNLDPFMMGEAGVRETFQRACRGADIAVVEGVMGLYDGLDGTDMASTAHVAKILDAPALLAVDAKGASRSVHATVRGYAGFDPEVRVAGVVFNRIGSPRHRALIEATQSLPVYGWIPRRSDLAVASRHLGLAMAAETDALAQFGPVVEEVCNVSGILDLARSAPPLPAAPEVPDRREVGIRIGVADDAAFCFYYPDNLDRLRRAGADLISFSPASDRLPDVDALYLGGGYPELHAAALAASRCREDIRWAVDDGMPVYAECGGLVYLAEKLATGDGDFPMAGVLPADAAMTNRIQGLGYVEARVVGGGPALAPGSLVRGHEFHYSRLDCAPDARFALELLRGRGIDGGRDGLVVQNTIGQYTHAYFTEGFAEGLVRAATAYRRS; encoded by the coding sequence ATGCGCCCGATCCCACGAATCGTCGTCGCCGGAACCCAGAGCGGCTGCGGCAAGACAACACTCGCAAGCGGCCTGATGGCGGCGCTCGCCGCTCGCGGGCTCGCCGTCCAGCCCTTCAAGGTAGGCCCGGACTTCATCGATCCCACGCACCACTCGGCCATATGCGGCCGGACGTCGCGCAACCTCGACCCCTTCATGATGGGTGAGGCGGGGGTGCGGGAGACCTTCCAGCGGGCATGCAGAGGGGCCGACATCGCCGTCGTCGAAGGGGTGATGGGGCTCTACGACGGCCTCGACGGCACCGATATGGCGAGCACCGCCCACGTCGCGAAGATCCTCGATGCTCCGGCCCTTCTCGCCGTAGATGCAAAGGGCGCGTCGCGGAGCGTCCATGCGACGGTCCGGGGGTACGCCGGGTTCGACCCGGAGGTCCGGGTCGCCGGGGTCGTCTTCAACCGGATCGGAAGCCCCCGCCACCGGGCGTTGATCGAGGCCACGCAGAGCCTCCCGGTCTACGGGTGGATTCCCCGGCGAAGCGATCTCGCGGTCGCGAGCCGGCACCTGGGGCTCGCGATGGCCGCCGAGACCGACGCGCTCGCACAGTTCGGGCCGGTGGTGGAAGAGGTCTGCAACGTCTCCGGGATCCTGGACCTCGCGCGGTCCGCCCCGCCCCTCCCGGCGGCGCCGGAAGTCCCGGATCGCCGGGAGGTCGGGATCCGGATCGGCGTCGCCGATGACGCGGCGTTCTGCTTCTACTATCCCGACAACCTCGACCGGCTCAGGCGGGCCGGGGCGGACCTGATCTCCTTCTCCCCGGCATCCGACCGGCTCCCGGACGTGGATGCCCTCTACCTCGGCGGGGGCTACCCGGAACTCCATGCGGCAGCGCTCGCGGCCTCCCGGTGCCGGGAGGACATCCGGTGGGCGGTCGACGACGGCATGCCGGTCTATGCCGAGTGCGGCGGGCTCGTCTACCTCGCGGAGAAACTCGCCACCGGCGATGGCGACTTTCCGATGGCCGGGGTCCTCCCGGCAGACGCCGCAATGACGAACCGTATCCAGGGCCTCGGCTACGTGGAGGCCCGGGTAGTCGGCGGTGGACCGGCCCTCGCGCCCGGCTCCCTTGTCCGGGGCCACGAGTTCCACTATTCAAGACTCGACTGCGCCCCGGACGCCCGGTTCGCCCTGGAACTTCTCAGGGGTCGCGGGATCGACGGCGGCAGGGACGGGCTCGTGGTCCAGAATACGATAGGGCAGTACACCCACGCTTATTTCACGGAAGGATTTGCTGAAGGGCTCGTAAGGGCAGCCACAGCATACCGGCGGTCGTAG
- a CDS encoding energy-coupling factor ABC transporter substrate-binding protein — protein MKYGLEIAVVLIIVVFAAVFLLQDAAIRASGEEAWGGADGAAADLIEASGYEPWAEPFWEPPSGEVESLLFALQAAIGAVVIGYVLGYWQGSRKTA, from the coding sequence ATGAAGTACGGTCTCGAGATCGCGGTCGTCCTGATCATCGTCGTCTTTGCCGCAGTCTTCCTCCTGCAGGACGCCGCGATCCGCGCCTCCGGGGAGGAGGCCTGGGGCGGGGCGGACGGCGCGGCCGCAGACCTCATCGAGGCCTCGGGCTACGAGCCCTGGGCGGAACCATTCTGGGAGCCCCCGAGCGGCGAGGTCGAGTCCCTTCTCTTTGCCCTGCAGGCCGCCATCGGCGCGGTAGTCATCGGTTACGTCCTCGGCTACTGGCAGGGCAGCAGGAAAACCGCCTGA